TGAAAAAATGGGCTGTGCTTTTCTTCTGTACTGAGGGAAACTCCTTCTGTAAAGCTGCTCATAAGTCATGAAGTTTTCACCGAAGGTATTTTCCTCGTGAATGTGCATTACATCATGTGCATTTTGCTACTTGGAGTAACAGATTACCCACATTTTACAGAGGAAGAGACATTACTGGAGGCTGGACAGCAAGAGTCTGAGTCTGTTTCAGAACGACACCGGAGCCAAGTTCTATAAAGTAAGCATAAAGCTAGCATGTCTACTTTTTCCTGGTGAAAACATGTCGTACCCTccacatcaaacacacacaacattcatTACGATGACAGAAAATTGAGATTAATGCAGGATGATTCAGTGCGAAGCTTATGGTGACTAATATCTGTTATGTCCCCAGTGTCTCTATTATAATGCTGATTTTTTTATTCCAGATATGATTCATTTTGATATCTTTGTTTGAATATTTGTTACGTGAGGTATGTAAATAAAATCTAACCAGCGCTAACTGTTGAACTAAGTGTGAGGGATGTCATGTTGCAACTGTAAACTACACTGAGGTCAGTTTGGCCCACTGAAATTTCCCCTGTGGTTTTTCACTCTGCAGCCACGGTCTAGTCCCTGCATGAAGTGAAAGGCTTGTGTCACTGTCTAGTCGCTGTCTGTAGTTATTGTGCTGTCACTATCAGATCATACAGGGGCATTTGAAGGGGTTTTGGAATAAATAGCAAAACTGAGACCGTTGGGATCTCCAAAGCTAAAGTGGttttccaggaaaaaaaacagcaaaatacagtGAATTTGTGTATGTTTGACATGTTTGCAGTCCAGACTTTCACATTTTGTGTTTAAGCTTTGTTTATTTTTGCGTTAGGCGTCCTCATTTCAAAGTCAGTGGTTGCTTTGAGTAAAACATTGTAATTTAGATGTGTAAAGTCAGTTGTGGAGAGCGTGTGTGACACTTTCCTCTCAGTTCCAGCATCATACTCGGTCATTACATTGCCGCAGGGGCTTAATAGCACAGTAATTACACATTTGGAAGTGAGGGAGGGAACTGCAGCCTGCAAGGTAAAGACTTCCACATGTGTGTTCTTggttgtctgtgtatgtgtgtgtgtgtgtgtgtgtgtgtgtgtgtgtgtagggtgggggatgttgtcattttattgttcgtgttgctttgtgtgttttgagACTTCCAACACCTCCTTGCGCTGTGGTCAGAGATATGATGAGGTGGGATGGTGTGTAGGATGCAGCAGAGTTTCCAGAGTCAGGGCCAATGTGTTAAGTTTGCGTTGTGTGTTTCACAGGtggctttttacatttttttcaatctTATGTCACTTGTGCAATAAGTTTGAGAAAGCCTAAATCCCTGTCCCTCCGCTCTCAATTATTCTGTCACACCCTTCATCTGCTGCCACTAAACCCTTGGAGAGGAAACCTCATTGGGTACTGACTTTTCAGGGTGTGTTTACTGTCAGCTTTATGTGGTTCTTTATTATCAACTTGGCACATTTAAGACCTTCAGGAGGCTAATTGAAGGCTAGCTGTAAATGCCTTCTTTTCATGCTcacaattttgccttttttcatgaCATTTGCTGCCGAGTAAATTTTTATTCAACACACTTGGCATGAGATGTTTTTCTTCTACATTTACAGTACATTCTGCACAAAAACAGTCTTTAAGGGAGTTCTTTACTGAAACCACAAACATGCACTCAGTGTGCGTCCGGGAAACCTTCTGTTTTGGACTTCATCCTTTCATTTCTCTGAAGCCCACTGCTCATCAGTGTGTGGCCACTGTCCTCCCCTCTTCCCTTTTCTTTATACCTCCAATCTGATTAGCAGTGGTCGCGTGGTGGCTTGCTCGCCAGGCATGGCAGCCATTTTCACCATTTGGAAGCCATAACGGCTCCTCGTTTGAAGATGAGACCCCTGTACTTGTGGCTTTCTCTGAAGAACCTTTTATGGGGTGAGGGGGCTTCTCTCTGTCTCTGCCAGATTGACTCCTGTCACACTCAAATgtgcacccacacacacccacacacacgctACCCTGCGGAACGGTAGATGCAGTGTCTTTCGTCTCAGTGGCTAGCGGTAGCGCCAGCGGCTCGTGCTCAGATGGGGCCCCTGGCTGGCCCTGCCTTGTAATCAGGGAACTAGAGTACTTCAGCTGCCGCAGGGCCCGTTCACGTGACCCGGCCCCGCTAACCACAAGCACTTCATCTGATACTGTGTGGTGAGCCACATGGAGGGGACAGCGTGTGCCTTCTTGAGCCCCCATTGGTTGGaacttctcttctttctcttttttttttttttggaccctCCCTCTTCTCTTTGATTTGACAGCGAGGTTGAAGGGGAAGGGGGGGACTTTTAAAATGTGATCCAAGTGTCTTCTCTGCGTGTGCTCATAAGACAGAGGAGAGTAAAGCAGAAGGTTAGAGCTGGGACTATAAAATCAAGACTGTGATAACAGCCCATAAGTGTGAAGGCATCTGGAGAGTGTGAGTTTTACAAgtacctttgttttgtttatattgttgCACTGAAGAGTCTGTAAAATGGTGTCATGTACGTGAACAGTAATATTTGCTTTAAgtacattttcttaaaatgaAACAACCATTAACAGAAGTAATTCAACTTCCTCTTTTAAGTAATAATTTAAATTTTATCtttaacttcatgatttgagtaATAAGATATGTTTGTGTGCTTTGTGTTAAGTTGATATTGTTGTAACTGAGCATTTTACAGTGTTGGTGTTGTTTCCATTTACTTAGTATTCCAGTTAAAatattctttttcttcttcacttgtatgAAATGTACATATACATAGAAACTGTACTTGTTTGGGCTCTTGGTTTTGATGTCCTGATCATACTTCTTTGTACTGactttttattttctgttgtgtTCATTGACAAAATACAGTGACAAAAATGTTCATTAGGGgatgtcactcatttgaaaaaaACTTTGGCTTAAATAATTTTTATCCTAAGTGTTTATTTCTCGTTTTGTCCCGTCCTGCAGGAAATCCCTCTGTCTGAGATCCTTCAGGTTGAACAGCCCAGAGACTACCGTAATCTGGCACAGGGCAGCAACCCGCACTGCTTTGAGATCATCACTGCCACCATGGTCTACTATGTAGGGGAGAATAACAGCAGCCACTACCACAGCCCCGCTCTGGCTGCCTCGGGAGTTGGAATGGAGGTGGCCCAAGGCTGGGAGAAGGCCATCAGACAGGCCCTCATGCCCGTCACCCCCCAACCCAGTGTGGCTAGTGCTGTTGGCCAAGGCAAAGATCACAGTAAGTATCCTAGTACTCATACAGATAACTCTCTGAGTAAGACAGAAAAATAACTGGAAGCAAGGTTTGTGTTACCTTTATTGAATTTTCTTGCGTCATACGAGCTTCACATGATTTTTTATCCCCGCTCttttagaaaaatgtatttagttcTTCTTAGTTCAGTCATGTTATATAAAAAGCGGGACATTCTCTCCACCGCAGTTTCACCTTTGTGATGAAAAAACTGTTTGATGACCTGCTGTAGCTCATAGGGAACCCCCTGACTCAGTTTCTGTAGGCCAAAGCAATCAAGGCCAAAGCGTTAAGTTTCTGTTTGCTTGGCTGACTGTGGTCATTACGTAAATGTTACACTGAGGTTTCAAAATACATCAtcgcatcatttacacatggtcTTCAACAAGTGTTATTTGTGTCTGTATGCTGTCATTTCAGCTTTTATGGATGTGAATTGATTTGCAGATTAGTTAGTCACATAAGGGTGACACTTAATATGACCAACAAAAATATATTTCATCCCAgatctgtatttatttatctctCAAATATTGCTAAATCAGTATCACCTAACCTTTATATATGATTTTAATCTCAACCATCGATATGTTTTTGACAAACATGCTTTGCTTTTGTAGTATAACATTAAATGTGTGAGTAGAACTAACTAAAGGATTGTACCATCCTGTTTTGTACTTGCTATTACGTCTGGTTTTCTATTAGTTGGCCAGTTTGCAGAATTAGCCCCCATGGCTCTCTAAATTCCTAGCTATGAAATACATAACATATTTGTCCTATTCCGTCACACATAACTTTCCAGATCAATTTTATAGCCAATTTATTGTGTAATAAAATGCTTCATTATGTTGGGCTGTGACTTATTGCATCCAGCTGTGATAAGCCTGAacattgtggaaaaaaataccagAATGTGAGCAATGCGCTTCTGCCTACGAAGACCTCACTTGCTACTTTATGCACTGGTGAAGTGGCGTTTTTCAGTTGTTGAATGTGAAAACATCATGTGTTTCCCCCTCTAGAAGAGCTGTCCATCAGCATATCTGTGTCCAACTGCCAGATCCAGGAGAATGTggtgagtctttttttttctccgcaAAACTGTTGCACAATTTCCCAGCATGGCCTGCACATGCATGCATTCATGTACTATTAAAGTAGCTGTTGTGGTAAAATCAGAAACTGTATCCTGCTGTTTCTTTAACAAAACCTACTGCAGAAGCTTTTTTCCTGCGCAAATAGGGAAGCTCCAGGCTCATTTTTGGTCAAGGGTTTTTCGACTTGCTTCCACTTCTGCACTGAGTGAGAGTTAAATATTTTGcgaaaccagaacaaaaatgaaggagttGAATTTTTATTAGCCTTCAGATGATGTAACTGTTATTTACGGCCAGGATCAGCACGTAGAATTAACTTAATGTTACACACAGTgctgtaaaatacaatcataataacaattTGTGTTATGTCTGTGTAGGATATTGCGTCAGTCTACCAAATATTTTCTGATGAGGTGCTGGGATCAGGCCAGTTTGGCATTGTCTACGGAGGTAGGTCTCTGTATTGatatattctgctttttttccccatttaaatCCACTATGAATTGTAATAGGTTAACGCAGGCGTCGGCAACCCTGGTCcgacagagccactatcctgcatgttttagatgtatccctcttccaacacacctgattcaaacgataagcctatcatcacgctctgcagaagcccggtaatgaccatcaggtgtgttggaagaaggaaacatctaaaacatgcaggatagtggctctgtaggaccagggttgccgacccctgggttAAGGGATTACTGCTCAACTTAGTCTTCTAACTATATGTCATATTATTCAAGGTAAACATAGGAAGAGTGGCAGAGATGTGGCCATCAAGGTTATTGACAAGATGAGATTTCCTACCAAGCAGGAGAGTCAGCTACGGAATGAGGTGGCCATACTACAGGTAATTAAACAAATGAAGTAACTGAGATCAACAGAGACGTCACCAGTGACCTGAAATTTGATGGTTTTATCTGCTTTTCTTCAGAATCTGCATCATCCAGGTATCGTCAACTTGGAGTGTATGTTTGAGACGCCAGAGCGGGTCTTTGTTGTCATGGAGAAGCTGCATGGCGACATGCTGGAGATGATCCTGTCCAGTGAGAAGAGCAAACTACCTGAACGAATCACCAAATTCCTAGTCACACAGGTATGGGCAGCTGAATTTACCCCACTTTATCTCTGTAGTTTTCATTACTTGCATGTTAACTTAAACTAGTAAGTAAAACAAAAGTACATATTCTGTTTGTATGTGATGAAAACAGCACACTCACTAATCAATTCGTTCCATCTTTGAAATATATTTCTGTAACATCTGTTATTAACACTGATGTAGTTTTTCACTCTTGTACTAAGAAATAATGTGTTCCTCCACTTGTGCATTTCGCCTTCTTGGTTGAGCTTTATTTTGTTGTATCTTATCTCTCTCTTTCCACCCTCTTGACTTTGGTGTGTGCTGCTACTGTACTTGCCCTTCTGCTCCAGCTCCACAGCCTGTTTATTCTTGTGGTGAGCTGATTGTGGAGGATTGTTTACAGAATTGGTCTGCATGGCATCAGGGCCTCCTCCCTGGCTGTGGATTACAGCCTGCACTGTGCTCGTGGCTTTGTGGCCTGATTAGAAGTGCAGCAGGCCCCTGGGCCTCCGTGGATCCCAGGTCCCAAACAGGAGCGGGGCCATTAACAACAGCCCCATTAGCTGCAGCGGGCCTGGCTCTGATGTGGCCAGGACGACTTCTGTCAAAGCCAGGGTCAGAATAGGGGAGCCAGGCGCTGTGGTTTTGGTACAGGGCCATAGGCAGACGTGCGTGCAGCGCTAGCTTACGCCAGGCCTCGTGAATATAAATGGAATGATGAGATGAGATCATATGTCTTTATGCGAAGGTACTGGTCAAGATGGAAGTATTTAAGGGCATTAGCATGCTTATACTGCTGCTAGTTTTCCATATGGCAGCACCATAGATTCTACTGTTTAGGTTATACAAACACTACCTTGTTTAtaccatatactgtatatagtgAAACATTTAGATGATAGAGTTTACAGTATTGTCATCTGGATTCTTTAAGTTAAAtctatttgtattatttgtttgCATCAGATCCTGGTTGCCTTGAGACATCTGCACTTCAAAAACATTGTTCACTGTGACTTGAAGCCTGAGAACGTACTACTGGCCTCCGCCGAGCCCTTCCCTCAGGTAAAAGGAAAAAATACACAGATATATCTGAAAacaagtgtgtatatatatactgtatgttgacCTGTGTTTCTGTATTATCACAGGTAAAGCTGTGTGATTTTGGATTTGCCCGTATAATTGGTGAGAAGTCATTCCGCCGGTCGGTAGTGGGAACTCCAGCGTACCTGGCTCCAGAGGTGCTGCGCAGTAAAGGCTACAACCGCTCCTTAGACATGTGGTCAGTGGGGGTCATTGTGTACGTCAGTTTGAGCGGGACATTCCCTTTTAACGAGGACGAGGACATTAATGACCAGATCCAGAATGCTGCCTTCATGTACCCCCCGACACCTTGGAAGGACATTTCTACTGAGGGTAAACACTCGATCCTATCTCACTGTTACTTCTGTCCTTTGCTCTTGTAAGTGCTCGGTGGCCTGATTGCACCTGTAGTTGAGTGTCAAACTGATACTCTCCACCCACCTGTCTGGTCTGCCTGACATTTTTCTGTCTGCGGTCAAAATGAATCAGTTTGAAATCTCCCCAACCCTCTGAGCTGCAGCATCTCCACCGTACAGTGTGATAGACAAGATGAAACAAACAATGGAGGTGTTGATGCTGAAGGTCATTACAGTCTTATGAACTGTTCCTCTGTGTCTTTTTGCTTAAGATCTTTCTTTCATCTTGATTTACAGCCACAGATCTGATCAACAATCTTCTTCAAGTCAAGATGAGAAAGAGGTACAGTGTGGACAAGTGTCTCAGCCATCCCTGGTTacaggtgacttttttttttaaattttatttttccaaacatatcacatcatcacacatctaACATTAACTTTAGAATAGTGGTAAACTACCCACCTGCCCTTCACCTGTAACAAGAAGGGGTCTTCGTATCAATATAGTAGCtttttatcacacacacacacacacacacactttgagtACCCTTGTATATAATATATGCATACAGCATACATATCTACACAGAGGAGTCTAGTCATagtatacatatgtacatacatagggCATGGAATTGTCGTATTTTCAGTTTCATCCTCTCGGTCTTTACTCTTTGACATCTAAAGTGTCTCCATTTCACAAGATATTTTTCCATCTTGTCCTGCATCCTATATGACATTCTGCCTATATGTCATTATGCTGCTTTTTTCCaggcttttttaaaaattagaaatggaattatttaaccctttgtagggcactTGTAGAaagactctgaaattcaacatttcaaccttattaacctctgttattggaggacacaacaagactttattacttttgtgatttaaaaaaaaaaaaagtattgttatgtggaaaatcaatgtaatgagttaccatatttggttccttacccataagtggcaaagtatttacaagaaaaatgcatgtaaggtgaaaggaacatgtattttagaacattagaccaacataagtgctgatccagacacctgtccacatcctcattatccttttgaacatcattccttacattagtaccattacttcatggtacctcacaaagcaggtacactcactgttcatgcagaggtggaccttacagaccctgtagaccacattgaacctgagattgttgcctcactgtaactttTGCAGTCACTGTTTTGTagtgtatgcagaaatgaccaaaaatagtcacttgctcgataacgGGTTAAGTCAGATTGTCACAATGACACTTTCTGCTACTCATCCCTCAAAACAAATGTGCCTTAATCTCAAAGTTGACCTCTTTTCCTCAGGATTATCAGACATGGCTGGACCTCAGGGAGTTTGAGACGCGACGAGGCGAACGCTACATCACCCACGAGAGTGATGACGCCCGCTGGGAGGAGTACGCTGATGAGCACAGTCTGGTTTACCCCAAACACTTCATCATGGCACCCAACCTGGATGACATGGAGGAGGACCCCTAGTGGTGCAGAGCACATACTACATCACATACGATGTCATAGGGACTTTTTGCGTGGAGCTTTGGGAGCGGTGGATTTTCCCTCCAGAACTGTTTGTTGTGGAAACAGAGAGAAGCAGATTAGTAGGAGAATTACCCTCCAGAGACTTAAAAAGTTGgaaaaacccaacagaacccgTGGAAATGTTGCCCTGCTTTAAACTGCAGGCGGGTGGGGATGCTGCAGTAACTCATGAAGACTCAGTCAGGAGAGAGGAGTGCATTCCCTTCTTTTGCACGATATCAAAACATTCCATGGATTTTGCTCAAGTTTGGTTCATGAAGGACAATCacaagttaaattacatgagGTGAACTTAATAGCTTAGTTATTGTACACACAGTTTTGATTACAATTGAATAATAATATGGCTCTGTTCTTTATAAGAGAGAGGAGATCAGATAAGATGAGAACTTTCCCCCCAGGAGTAAAGGGCACTTTTCACAAGGGATTCACAGTCTGTCCGTCGGGGATCAAACACACAAGTTTCATTCTCATTTCTAAACTGTTTGTGAGACTGTCCTTTTGGCGTGAAACTGGAACCGTCAcatgtatttgtatgtttttagtatttgtggtagatttttttgcactatattATCAATGAACATAGCATTTGAATAGAAACAATTCGCTGCTACAACATCCAGTTTAGGCTCTGCAGTGTTTAAGAGTGACACTCAGCAGAAAGACGACACAACTTACACAAAATTGGCTGCTTTGAGTCctactttattaaaaaaaaacaacaaaaaaacagcaggTACATGTCTCTATTCTTTAGAGTATGAGCTGCTGGTCGAAGCTAATAATGTGCAAGTTTTATCAGCTTTATTCAGAAATACAGTCCAACAAACATGAACAGATATGCTAACTTAAAACTATTCATTTGTATCTTTGTAAactgtttttaaattaatattgtgattttgttttttttttttttttttttttttttttgtgtgctacAAAACAGTAACTCTGAAGCGATGATAAGTTGGTTGGTATGCAATAATGGAGCCAATTTTTGACTGTTAAACCTGAGGCTAAAACCAGCAATGTGCAGCATGGACTCTATTTTAGAGCATCATGCCTCTCTCTACACATTTCCATACCTTTGTAGTAGTTTTTTAATGTGACTCCAGTTCTGGAATCTGTGTTCTGATGCTTTGTAGGTATCTGAGGCGACCAATTTTGTTTCACTTGGAACAAAATATATGTGTCGGTTTCCTCTGGAAGATGCTTGTGTGTATTAAGTTGTCTGGACCATTTCAACAACCCTTTGGATAAAAAAGGTATAATTACAATTTGGTTCACATGGGAGTTTTTAGTACAGCTATTGGTGTGTTTTGGGAGTACGTTCCTGCTTCCTGTTGTCTTCATTCTGTCTTTGTTGCCGCTGGATTGGCAGGTGTCAgtgttttgtatatttcagtacatACCAATGGAATAAAAACCCAACTTCATAACTAAGTCTTCTTAAACCTCTCATTGTCTTTCTATACACGACCTTTCCTTAACAATAGATTTCCCAGCGTGCATAAGCGGGCctggttttcagttttgaaaataTTGCATCATGAAGAGCGAGCGAGTGTGTAGTGGTTTCGCATGTCAGGTCCCATTCTCAGCAGCTGGATGTGATTGTTGCACCACACCGAGCTGTTTGCCCAGCCAGGCGCTCACCACAAGAGAGTAATGACATAGTTAAAGAGGGTGGTGGTGATGTGGGGGTTTGTGGAACACTTTGAAATCATTCATGATAAATGCTATCATGGAATCCCTTAAAGTATCAAACGTGCGTTCAAGTCCAGccatatgaataaaatatctCACTCCTGGAACGGACTCCTGAATGGGTCTATTGTTTGAAGGTACAGTTCTCCGTAAACTACAGAGCAGACAGCTGTCAATAATTTAGCCGTAT
This portion of the Sphaeramia orbicularis chromosome 22, fSphaOr1.1, whole genome shotgun sequence genome encodes:
- the prkd3 gene encoding serine/threonine-protein kinase D3 isoform X2 — encoded protein: MSASSPPSLPRAFLHSLHPHHPSLPTIPSPSPSPPGPVYTRLSNGSHSAPSPTNSRGSFHGVSFLLQIGLTRETVNLEASDLSLSAVKDLVCSIVDQKFPECGFFGMYDKILLFRHDLSDENILQRLTSAEDIHEGDLIEVVLSAQATVEDFQIRPHALYVHSYKAPTFCDYCGEMLWGLVRQGLKCEGCGLNYHKRCAFKIPNNCTGVRKRRLSNVSLPGPSLSVPRPVPTENAVVIMDEQRSHQEAGKRILSWSGRPIWMEKMVLGRVKVPHTFAIHTYTRPTICQYCKRLLKGLFRQGMQCKDCRFNCHKRCASKVPRDCLGEVDFNGEPASPGPDSDTTMDTMEVDSSDMDGSRGLDDPEEPSTPDERMFDMDSPFLDREKDEEPIKTISPSTSTNIPLMRVVQSIKHTKRRSSTVVKEGWMVHYTSRDNLRKRHYWRLDSKSLSLFQNDTGAKFYKEIPLSEILQVEQPRDYRNLAQGSNPHCFEIITATMVYYVGENNSSHYHSPALAASGVGMEVAQGWEKAIRQALMPVTPQPSVASAVGQGKDHKELSISISVSNCQIQENVDIASVYQIFSDEVLGSGQFGIVYGGKHRKSGRDVAIKVIDKMRFPTKQESQLRNEVAILQNLHHPGIVNLECMFETPERVFVVMEKLHGDMLEMILSSEKSKLPERITKFLVTQILVALRHLHFKNIVHCDLKPENVLLASAEPFPQVKLCDFGFARIIGEKSFRRSVVGTPAYLAPEVLRSKGYNRSLDMWSVGVIVYVSLSGTFPFNEDEDINDQIQNAAFMYPPTPWKDISTEATDLINNLLQVKMRKRYSVDKCLSHPWLQDYQTWLDLREFETRRGERYITHESDDARWEEYADEHSLVYPKHFIMAPNLDDMEEDP
- the prkd3 gene encoding serine/threonine-protein kinase D3 isoform X1, with protein sequence MSASSPPSLPRAFLHSLHPHHPSLPTIPSPSPSPPGPVYTRLSNGSHSAPSPTNSRGSFHGVSFLLQIGLTRETVNLEASDLSLSAVKDLVCSIVDQKFPECGFFGMYDKILLFRHDLSDENILQRLTSAEDIHEGDLIEVVLSAQATVEDFQIRPHALYVHSYKAPTFCDYCGEMLWGLVRQGLKCEGCGLNYHKRCAFKIPNNCTGVRKRRLSNVSLPGPSLSVPRPVPTENAVVIMDEQQRSHQEAGKRILSWSGRPIWMEKMVLGRVKVPHTFAIHTYTRPTICQYCKRLLKGLFRQGMQCKDCRFNCHKRCASKVPRDCLGEVDFNGEPASPGPDSDTTMDTMEVDSSDMDGSRGLDDPEEPSTPDERMFDMDSPFLDREKDEEPIKTISPSTSTNIPLMRVVQSIKHTKRRSSTVVKEGWMVHYTSRDNLRKRHYWRLDSKSLSLFQNDTGAKFYKEIPLSEILQVEQPRDYRNLAQGSNPHCFEIITATMVYYVGENNSSHYHSPALAASGVGMEVAQGWEKAIRQALMPVTPQPSVASAVGQGKDHKELSISISVSNCQIQENVDIASVYQIFSDEVLGSGQFGIVYGGKHRKSGRDVAIKVIDKMRFPTKQESQLRNEVAILQNLHHPGIVNLECMFETPERVFVVMEKLHGDMLEMILSSEKSKLPERITKFLVTQILVALRHLHFKNIVHCDLKPENVLLASAEPFPQVKLCDFGFARIIGEKSFRRSVVGTPAYLAPEVLRSKGYNRSLDMWSVGVIVYVSLSGTFPFNEDEDINDQIQNAAFMYPPTPWKDISTEATDLINNLLQVKMRKRYSVDKCLSHPWLQDYQTWLDLREFETRRGERYITHESDDARWEEYADEHSLVYPKHFIMAPNLDDMEEDP